A stretch of the Nicotiana tabacum cultivar K326 chromosome 6, ASM71507v2, whole genome shotgun sequence genome encodes the following:
- the LOC107794054 gene encoding anthranilate synthase alpha subunit 1, chloroplastic, with amino-acid sequence MQSLPISHRLFPATHRKVLPLAVFSCRSSTSSLSLRVRTLQCRCLHSSSLVMDEDRFIEASKSGNLIPLQKTIFSDHLTPVLAYRCLVKEDDREAPSFLFESVEPGFRGSSVGRYSVVGAQPSMEIVAKEHNVTILDHHTGKLTQKTVQDPMTIPRCISEEWKPRLVDELPDTFCGGWVGYFSYDTVRYVENRKLPFLRAPEDDRNLADIQLGLYEDVVVFDHVEKKAHVIHWVRLDQYSSLPEAYLDGKKRLEILVSRVQGIESPRLSPGSVDFCTHTFGPSLTKGNMTSEEYKNAVLQAKEHIAAGDIFQIVLSQRFERRTFADPFEVYRALRIVNPSPYMTYIQARGCILVASSPEILTRVKKRRIVNRPLAGTSRRGKTPDEDVMLEMQMLKDEKQCAEHIMLVDLGRNDVGKVSKPGSVNVEKLMSVERYSHVMHISSTVSGELLDHLTCWDALRAALPVGTVSGAPKVKAMELIDQLEVTRRGPYSGGFGGISFSGDMDIALALRTMVFLNGARYDTMYSYTDASKRQEWVAHLQSGAGIVADSNPDEEQIECENKVAGLCRAIDVAESAFVKGRHKPSVKINGSVPNLFSRVQRQTSVMSKDRVHEKRNYRI; translated from the exons ATGCAGTCGTTACCTATCTCACACCGGTTGTTTCCGGCCACCCACCGGAAAGTTCTGCCACTCGCCGTCTTTTCTTGCCGGAGCTCAACTTCTTCACTTTCGCTTCGTGTCCGTACACTACAATGCCGCTGTCTTCACTCTTCATCTCTAG tTATGGATGAGGACAGGTTCATTGAAGCTTCTAAAAGCGGAAACTTGATTCCGCTGCAGAAAACCATTTTTTCTGATCATTTGACTCCGGTGCTGGCTTACCGGTGTTTGGTGAAAGAAGACGATCGTGAAGCTCCAAGCTTTCTCTTTGAATCCGTTGAACCTGGGTTTCGGGGTTCTAGTGTT GGGCGCTACAGTGTGGTGGGGGCTCAACCATCTATGGAAATTGTGGCTAAGGAACACAATGTGACTATATTGGACCACCACACTGGAAAATTGACCCAGAAGACTGTCCAAGATCCCATGACGATTCCGAGGTGTATTTCTGAGGAATGGAAGCCCAGGCTTGTTGATGAACTTCCTGATACCTTTTGTG GTGGATGGGTTGGTTATTTCTCATATGACACAGTTCGGTATGTAGAGAACAGGAAGTTACCATTCCTAAGGGCTCCAGAGGATGACCGGAACCTTGCAGATATTCAACTAGGACTATATGAAGATGTCGTTGTGTTTGATCATGTTGAGAAG AAAGCACATGTGATTCACTGGGTGCGGTTGGATCAGTATTCATCTCTTCCTGAGGCATATCTTGATGGGAAGAAACGCTTAGAAATATTAGTATCCAGAGTACAAGGAATTGAGTC TCCAAGGTTATCTCCCGGTTCTGTGGATTTCTGTACTCACACATTTGGACCTTCATTAACCAAGGGAAACATGACAAGTGAGGAGTACAAGAATGCTGTCTTACAAGCAAAGGAGCACATTGCTGCAGGAGACATATTTCAAATTGTTTTAAGTCAACGCTTTGAGAGAAGAACATTTGCTGACCCATTTGAAGTCTACAGAGCATTAAGAATTGTGAATCCAAGCCCATACATGACTTACATACAA GCCAGAGGCTGTATTTTAGTTGCATCGAGCCCGGAAATTCTGACACGTGTGAAGAAG AGAAGAATTGTTAATCGACCATTGGCTGGGACAAGCAGAAGAGGGAAGACACCTGATGAGGATGTGATGTTGGAAATGCAGATGTTAAAAGATGAGAAACAATGCGCAGAGCACATCATGCTGGTTGATTTAGGACGAAATGATGTAGGAAAG GTGTCAAAACCTGGCTCTGTGAATGTTGAAAAGCTCATGAGCGTCGAGCGGTATTCCCATGTGATGCACATAAGCTCCACG GTCTCTGGAGAGTTGCTTGATCATTTAACCTGTTGGGATGCACTACGAGCTGCATTGCCTGTTGGGACCGTCAGTGGAGCACCAAAG GTAAAGGCCATGGAGTTGATTGATCAACTAGAAGTAACTCGGAGAGGGCCTTACAGTGGTGGGTTTGGAGGCATTTCCTTTTCAGGGGATATGGACATTGCACTAGCTCTAAGGACGATGGTATTCCTCAATGGAGCTCGTTACGACACAATGTATTCATATACAGATGCCAGCAAGCGTCAGGAATGGGTTGCTCATCTCCAATCTGGGGCTGGAATTGTGGCTGATAGTAATCCTGACGAGGAACAGATAGAATGTGAGAATAAAGTAGCCGGTTTGTGCCGAGCCATTGACGTGGCCGAGTCAGCTTTTGTAAAGGGAAGACACAAACCATCAGTCAAGATAAATGGTTCTGTGCCAAATCTATTTTCAAGGGTACAACGTCAAACATCTGTTATGTCGAAGGACAGAGTACATGAGAAAAGAAACTACCGAATATGA